The Thermogemmatispora onikobensis genome has a window encoding:
- the menD gene encoding 2-succinyl-5-enolpyruvyl-6-hydroxy-3-cyclohexene-1-carboxylic-acid synthase — protein sequence MTRATSDRSTPANPLYAYVGAFVSELRRAGIAHVVICPGSRSTPLALACAEQEGLRVWMHIDERAAAFFALGMARRLASPVALLCTSGTAAANFFPAIIEARLTRVPLVVLTADRPPELRDCGAPQAIDQLRLYGVYVKWFMDAALPEATTAALRYIRTLANRAVALARARPAGPVHLNLPFREPLTPEPQPQLLPPTSERDPLAWEGRAGQAPYVRVTEAEGVGLPAAEVARLATLLHQHRRGLIIAGPQSEPDLAPALQRLAERCGYPLLADPLSQVRSSGQPTGSVLCSYDAFLRSERFVTSSAPELVLRFGAMPTSKPLLLYLQRYADRPLLVVDGAGGWEEPTQLASEMLHADPLIVCEQLVEALAQTGSNEERQEGWLEHWQQAERLTRQALRQTMETFRPLFEGRVFSELAELLPDGSTLYASNSMPVRDLDTFFWSTRRIRCLGNRGANGIDGVLSSALGVSAAQQTLADAGPVVLVIGDLAFLHDLNGLIAAHLHRLPLLIILINNDGGGIFSFLPQAAYPEHFEQLFGTPTGLNFAPAVEMYGGRFRRVHSWEEFRRACREGLRDGGLQVIEVVTERASNVQLHRQLWQAVDQALHPTASEGV from the coding sequence ATGACGAGAGCAACTTCCGATAGATCGACTCCAGCCAATCCACTCTACGCTTACGTCGGAGCTTTTGTCTCCGAGCTACGGCGGGCTGGTATTGCTCATGTGGTAATCTGCCCCGGATCGCGCTCGACGCCGCTCGCGCTGGCTTGCGCAGAGCAAGAGGGCCTGCGCGTCTGGATGCACATCGATGAGCGTGCGGCAGCCTTCTTTGCCCTCGGAATGGCCAGGCGGCTGGCCTCGCCTGTGGCTTTGCTGTGCACCTCGGGGACAGCAGCAGCGAACTTTTTTCCGGCCATTATCGAGGCCAGGCTGACGCGCGTGCCGCTGGTGGTCCTGACCGCTGATCGCCCTCCTGAGTTACGCGACTGCGGAGCCCCCCAGGCCATCGATCAGCTCCGTCTCTATGGCGTCTATGTGAAATGGTTCATGGACGCGGCCCTGCCCGAGGCTACTACGGCAGCCTTACGTTATATCCGCACGCTGGCCAATCGCGCGGTGGCTCTGGCGCGCGCCAGGCCCGCCGGTCCTGTGCATCTCAATCTGCCTTTTCGCGAGCCACTGACGCCCGAGCCACAGCCTCAGCTGCTGCCCCCCACCAGTGAGCGTGATCCGCTTGCCTGGGAGGGACGAGCCGGGCAGGCTCCCTATGTGCGGGTCACGGAGGCGGAAGGCGTCGGCCTGCCTGCAGCTGAGGTGGCGCGCCTGGCAACCCTGCTGCACCAGCACCGCCGTGGCCTGATTATTGCCGGACCACAGAGTGAGCCAGACCTGGCCCCAGCTCTTCAACGCCTGGCCGAGCGCTGCGGCTATCCGCTCCTGGCCGATCCGCTCTCTCAGGTGCGCAGCAGCGGGCAGCCCACTGGCTCAGTCCTGTGCAGTTACGATGCTTTTCTGCGCAGCGAGCGCTTTGTCACCAGCTCCGCCCCTGAACTGGTGCTGCGTTTTGGCGCCATGCCAACCTCTAAGCCGCTTTTGCTCTATTTACAGCGCTACGCCGATCGACCTCTACTGGTGGTTGACGGCGCTGGCGGTTGGGAGGAGCCGACGCAGCTCGCCAGCGAAATGCTCCACGCCGATCCTCTGATCGTCTGCGAGCAGTTGGTCGAGGCTCTGGCTCAGACAGGCAGCAACGAAGAGCGTCAGGAGGGCTGGCTTGAACACTGGCAACAGGCCGAGCGGCTGACCCGGCAGGCCCTGCGCCAGACAATGGAGACATTTCGCCCGCTGTTCGAGGGCCGCGTCTTTAGCGAGCTGGCAGAGCTGTTGCCCGACGGCAGTACGCTCTATGCGAGCAATAGCATGCCCGTGCGCGATCTGGATACCTTTTTCTGGAGCACACGGCGCATCCGCTGCCTGGGCAATCGCGGCGCCAATGGGATCGACGGCGTTCTCTCCAGCGCCCTCGGAGTGAGCGCCGCGCAGCAGACCCTGGCCGATGCAGGACCGGTGGTGCTGGTCATCGGCGATCTGGCTTTTCTCCACGATCTCAACGGACTGATCGCAGCCCATCTACACCGGCTGCCCCTCCTGATCATTCTGATCAATAACGACGGCGGCGGGATCTTCTCGTTCCTGCCCCAGGCAGCCTACCCGGAGCACTTCGAGCAGCTTTTTGGGACGCCCACGGGCCTGAACTTTGCGCCCGCTGTAGAGATGTATGGCGGACGGTTCCGCCGCGTTCACTCGTGGGAGGAGTTCCGCCGTGCCTGCCGGGAAGGGCTGAGAGACGGCGGACTACAGGTGATCGAAGTGGTCACCGAACGAGCGAGCAATGTACAGCTCCATCGCCAGCTCTGGCAAGCGGTGGATCAGGCATTGCATCCCACGGCCAGCGAGGGGGTATAA
- a CDS encoding isochorismate synthase, with protein MRNAFSSTLGTSTESEPAFFPWQRQRLLPLLMEARERALRTRHPVLVSVSGPLALARQLLPFSTAHLQPPADESTDAHPHSANERERVTAIASTGLDPLICFAIGPALGFTERFYWQEPGEQRILVGLGSTATLEAQGRERFRQLAGAWQRLTAEALVAAEPAPAGHGQPLLFGGFSFDPEQPHSTLWKEFPDGLLMLPTFLFSFAASEPTLTVNVLAEAAMDPRQLEDTVMAQLKALAQALANPPAVPLSIAAAATPSSLRLEPLLPPAAWMAQVAQVVDQIRRGAYEKVVLARAMRLLRQDGIFEPEPALQRLRESYQEAYLFAFSRAGSCFLGATPERLVQAQGGAVETMALAGSAPRGRSPHEDEQLARELLGSSKNQREHQIVVEMLRQALGRLCTEIHSDPEPHLRRLKNIQHLETRITGQLSSGRSVLEALEELHPTPAVGGFPRAAALAAIRSGERLDRGWYAAPIGWMDAAGNGSFAVALRSALLRGQEATLFAGGGIVADSDPASEYAETRWKFRAMLGALGVDEDDDESNFR; from the coding sequence ATGAGGAACGCCTTTAGCAGCACTCTGGGCACAAGTACAGAGTCAGAGCCTGCGTTTTTCCCCTGGCAGCGACAGCGTCTGCTTCCTCTGCTGATGGAAGCCCGCGAGCGCGCTTTGCGCACAAGACACCCCGTGCTTGTGAGCGTCAGCGGCCCGCTGGCACTGGCCAGGCAGCTTTTGCCTTTCTCCACAGCCCACCTCCAGCCGCCGGCAGACGAGAGCACCGACGCCCATCCGCATTCTGCCAACGAGAGAGAGCGAGTAACGGCAATAGCTTCAACCGGGCTTGATCCCTTGATCTGTTTCGCAATCGGGCCAGCGCTTGGCTTCACAGAACGCTTCTATTGGCAAGAGCCAGGGGAGCAACGGATTCTGGTCGGCCTCGGTAGCACGGCCACGCTGGAGGCCCAGGGGCGGGAGCGCTTCCGCCAGTTGGCCGGAGCCTGGCAGCGCCTGACGGCGGAGGCCCTGGTTGCAGCGGAGCCAGCGCCCGCTGGTCATGGCCAGCCCCTCCTGTTCGGCGGCTTCTCATTCGATCCAGAGCAGCCACACTCAACCCTCTGGAAGGAATTTCCTGATGGGCTGCTGATGCTCCCTACCTTCTTGTTTAGCTTTGCTGCTTCAGAACCCACTCTAACAGTCAACGTGCTGGCCGAGGCAGCAATGGACCCGCGGCAGCTGGAGGACACTGTTATGGCGCAATTGAAGGCCCTGGCCCAGGCGCTGGCCAATCCCCCTGCAGTTCCTCTCTCCATAGCTGCGGCCGCAACACCATCCTCTCTGCGCCTTGAGCCGCTGCTGCCTCCGGCAGCCTGGATGGCCCAGGTCGCCCAGGTTGTCGATCAGATCCGCCGTGGCGCCTATGAAAAAGTTGTCCTTGCCCGCGCCATGCGCCTGCTGCGCCAGGATGGGATCTTTGAGCCAGAGCCAGCCCTTCAACGTCTACGCGAGAGCTACCAGGAAGCCTATCTCTTCGCCTTCAGTCGCGCCGGGAGCTGCTTTCTGGGAGCGACGCCTGAACGCCTCGTCCAGGCCCAAGGAGGGGCAGTAGAGACAATGGCCCTGGCCGGGTCCGCTCCCCGTGGTCGCTCTCCCCATGAGGATGAGCAGCTCGCCCGTGAACTGCTGGGCAGTAGCAAGAATCAGCGCGAGCATCAGATCGTGGTGGAGATGCTGCGGCAAGCGCTCGGGCGCCTGTGCACCGAGATTCATAGTGATCCCGAGCCGCACCTGCGTCGTCTGAAGAATATTCAACATCTGGAGACGCGCATTACCGGCCAATTGTCATCTGGTCGTTCGGTATTGGAGGCCCTAGAAGAGCTACACCCTACCCCGGCGGTTGGCGGCTTTCCACGGGCCGCCGCCCTGGCAGCGATTCGCTCTGGCGAACGGCTTGATCGCGGCTGGTACGCGGCCCCTATCGGATGGATGGATGCCGCCGGCAATGGGTCTTTCGCCGTGGCTCTGCGCTCAGCCCTCCTGCGGGGCCAAGAGGCGACGCTCTTCGCGGGCGGCGGGATTGTGGCCGATTCTGATCCGGCCAGCGAATACGCTGAGACCCGATGGAAATTCCGCGCCATGTTAGGGGCGCTGGGAGTGGACGAAGACGATGACGAGAGCAACTTCCGATAG
- a CDS encoding ATP-binding protein yields MKKDPKPQSLQKAAEPAVSTDWRQERQEQPSTHAEGQGGNNVLRQHAEQQFAEELEELARVDRQQRPPNWRLSPWAVRTYLLGGRLPNGFQVSPKYIGNARLIEIAISTLATDRALLLYGLPGTAKSWVSEHLAAAISGDSTLLIQGTAGTDESALRYGWNYARLLVEGPSPAALVASPLMTAMQTGKLARIEELTRIASEVQDTLITLLSEKTLPIPELNMEVQARKGFNVIATANNRDKGVNDLSSALMRRFNTVVLPLPQDMEEEVRIVERRVADLGRVLELPAEKPALEEIRRVVTIFRELREGKTLDGSLKLKVPSGTLSTAEAISVINSGLALAAYYGDGTLRAGDLAAGLTGAIVKDPVQDRIVWLEYLQTVMRERSNWQDLYRACREVV; encoded by the coding sequence ATGAAAAAAGATCCCAAGCCGCAAAGCCTGCAGAAAGCAGCAGAGCCTGCCGTCTCAACCGATTGGCGGCAAGAGCGGCAAGAGCAGCCTTCGACCCATGCCGAAGGGCAGGGCGGTAACAACGTTCTGCGCCAGCATGCCGAGCAGCAGTTTGCCGAGGAGCTGGAGGAGCTGGCCAGGGTTGATCGGCAGCAGCGACCGCCCAATTGGCGCCTCTCACCCTGGGCTGTGCGCACCTACCTGCTTGGCGGACGTCTGCCGAACGGCTTCCAGGTTTCGCCCAAATATATCGGTAACGCCCGTCTGATCGAGATTGCCATCAGCACCCTGGCGACCGACCGTGCCTTGCTGCTCTATGGCCTGCCTGGTACGGCCAAGTCTTGGGTCAGCGAGCATCTGGCAGCAGCGATCTCCGGTGACTCAACCCTTCTCATTCAGGGGACAGCGGGCACGGACGAGAGCGCGCTACGCTATGGTTGGAACTATGCACGCCTGCTTGTCGAGGGACCATCACCGGCGGCCCTGGTGGCCAGCCCGCTGATGACAGCCATGCAGACAGGAAAACTGGCGCGCATCGAGGAGCTGACACGCATTGCCAGCGAGGTGCAGGATACGCTGATCACACTGCTTTCGGAGAAGACGCTGCCTATCCCTGAGCTGAATATGGAGGTACAGGCGCGCAAGGGCTTCAATGTTATCGCAACGGCCAATAACCGCGACAAGGGCGTCAACGACCTGTCTAGCGCTCTGATGCGCCGCTTCAATACGGTAGTGCTTCCGTTGCCCCAGGACATGGAAGAGGAGGTACGTATCGTTGAGCGGCGCGTGGCAGATTTGGGTCGGGTCCTGGAGCTGCCTGCCGAGAAGCCCGCCCTGGAGGAGATCCGGCGCGTGGTGACGATCTTCCGCGAGCTGCGCGAGGGCAAAACCCTCGATGGCAGCCTCAAGCTGAAGGTTCCCAGTGGGACGCTCTCAACGGCGGAGGCGATCTCGGTAATTAACAGTGGCCTGGCCCTGGCCGCCTATTACGGCGATGGAACGCTCAGAGCTGGCGATCTGGCTGCTGGTCTGACGGGAGCCATCGTGAAGGACCCCGTACAGGACCGCATCGTTTGGCTGGAGTATCTGCAGACGGTGATGAGGGAGCGCAGCAATTGGCAGGACCTCTACCGCGCTTGCCGGGAGGTGGTGTGA
- a CDS encoding class I SAM-dependent methyltransferase, with translation MLNDPERGQQARPEIHDLYLLPRTASEQDRLEFQHYTLYRLLGTHFLAPVERPRVVLDVGTGTGIWAREAARCWREAAVLTVDSDLTLLRRLPRNCQVIRASLLEGLPVDDGISDYTHQRFLAEAIPLAAWDQVLNELKRVTASTGWIELVELSDHCLNPGPRTLLVQHWLRRLFLCRDIQLSLALELPELLTALGLVPHVRRIVAPLWGSAIGRLFCCDVLQALLHLQPVLVAQLGLTSQEMAQVLSELPAEWERYKTSWLCIAVWTQVH, from the coding sequence ATGCTCAACGATCCTGAACGGGGCCAGCAGGCCCGACCTGAGATACATGATCTCTATCTATTGCCCCGCACAGCCAGCGAGCAGGATCGCCTGGAATTTCAGCACTATACCCTCTACCGTCTTCTAGGCACCCATTTCCTGGCGCCGGTCGAGCGTCCGCGCGTCGTTCTCGATGTCGGCACGGGAACAGGTATTTGGGCCAGAGAGGCGGCACGGTGCTGGAGGGAGGCCGCCGTGCTCACCGTTGACAGCGACCTGACCCTCTTGCGCAGGCTACCACGTAACTGTCAGGTGATACGGGCCAGCCTGCTTGAAGGACTGCCAGTAGACGATGGCATCAGCGACTATACCCATCAGCGCTTCCTGGCGGAGGCCATTCCTCTGGCGGCCTGGGACCAGGTACTCAATGAATTGAAGCGCGTGACGGCTAGCACCGGCTGGATCGAGTTGGTCGAACTGAGCGATCACTGCCTGAATCCAGGCCCCCGGACCTTACTGGTCCAGCATTGGCTGCGCCGACTCTTCCTCTGTCGAGACATTCAGCTCTCCCTGGCTCTGGAGCTGCCCGAGCTCCTCACCGCTCTCGGTTTGGTACCCCATGTACGCAGGATCGTCGCCCCGCTCTGGGGTTCAGCGATTGGCCGACTCTTCTGCTGTGATGTGCTCCAGGCTCTGCTCCACCTGCAGCCAGTGCTGGTGGCCCAGCTCGGGCTGACATCCCAGGAAATGGCTCAGGTCCTCAGCGAGCTGCCAGCTGAGTGGGAGCGCTACAAGACGAGCTGGCTTTGCATTGCGGTCTGGACTCAGGTGCACTAA
- a CDS encoding mercuric reductase encodes MTSTDASLAVYDAIIIGAGQGGGPLATALAQAGHKTALIEREHVGGTCINTGCTPTKTMIASARVAYLVRRAASYGVRLPEGEVQVEMGAVRQRKRAIVESFRQGSERRIREAAGLDLLKGEARFVASKELEVRLADGSLRRLRAELIVIDVGARSARPRLAGLESVPALDSTSIMELDSLPSHLLIIGGGYVGLEFGQMFRRFGSRVTLVHRGKQLLAREDEDVAEAVAQILREDGIELLLESIPQQVEQAPDGQLRLTVTTPQGERQVSASHLLLATGRQPNTDTLNLEACGVRTDERGRILVNERLETTVAGIYAIGDARVGPAFTHISYDDFRILRTNLLEGGQASTRDRLVPYTIFIDPQLGRIGLTEAEARAGGRRIRVAKMPMSAVARALEVDEARGFMKAIVDAESGQILGAAILGIEGGEIMAMLELAMLGKLPYTVLRDAIFAHPTLSEALNNLFSSFADDE; translated from the coding sequence ATGACGAGTACTGACGCATCTCTGGCAGTCTATGACGCCATCATCATCGGGGCTGGCCAGGGAGGTGGTCCCCTGGCTACGGCACTGGCCCAGGCTGGTCACAAGACGGCCCTGATCGAGCGCGAGCACGTTGGTGGCACCTGTATCAATACGGGCTGCACTCCCACCAAAACTATGATTGCCAGCGCGCGCGTCGCTTATCTTGTCCGTCGTGCCGCCAGCTATGGGGTGCGTCTTCCTGAAGGAGAAGTACAGGTAGAGATGGGCGCAGTGCGCCAGCGCAAGCGTGCCATCGTTGAGAGCTTCCGTCAGGGAAGCGAGCGTCGGATCAGAGAGGCGGCGGGCCTCGACCTGCTCAAAGGGGAAGCCCGTTTCGTCGCCTCCAAGGAGTTGGAGGTGAGGCTGGCCGATGGATCACTGCGCCGTCTGCGTGCCGAACTCATTGTGATCGATGTCGGAGCCAGATCGGCCCGGCCCAGGCTGGCGGGACTGGAGAGCGTGCCGGCCTTGGATTCGACCTCTATTATGGAGCTGGATAGCTTACCATCCCATCTGCTCATCATCGGTGGGGGCTATGTGGGCCTCGAATTTGGCCAGATGTTTCGTCGCTTTGGCAGCCGCGTCACACTCGTTCATCGGGGCAAGCAGCTGCTGGCGCGTGAAGATGAGGATGTGGCCGAGGCGGTGGCCCAGATTCTGCGCGAAGATGGCATCGAACTGCTACTGGAGAGCATCCCTCAGCAGGTGGAGCAGGCCCCCGATGGCCAGCTGCGCCTGACCGTAACCACGCCCCAGGGCGAGCGCCAGGTGAGTGCCTCGCATCTACTGTTGGCCACTGGTCGACAGCCCAATACTGATACTCTGAATCTGGAAGCTTGTGGTGTGCGCACCGACGAGCGTGGGCGTATCCTGGTGAACGAGCGCCTCGAAACCACTGTAGCTGGCATCTACGCCATCGGCGATGCCCGTGTCGGCCCTGCCTTCACACATATCTCCTACGATGACTTCCGCATCCTGCGCACTAATCTCCTGGAGGGCGGTCAGGCAAGCACCCGCGACCGTCTTGTCCCCTACACCATCTTCATTGATCCCCAGCTCGGACGCATTGGCCTGACCGAAGCCGAGGCGCGAGCCGGTGGACGGCGCATTCGCGTGGCCAAAATGCCCATGAGCGCCGTCGCTCGCGCACTCGAAGTAGATGAAGCGCGTGGCTTCATGAAGGCTATCGTCGATGCCGAAAGTGGGCAGATCCTGGGGGCGGCCATTCTCGGGATCGAAGGCGGCGAGATCATGGCCATGCTGGAACTGGCCATGCTCGGCAAGCTTCCCTATACCGTTCTGCGCGACGCCATCTTTGCTCATCCCACGCTCTCCGAAGCCCTCAACAATCTCTTCAGCTCTTTTGCTGACGACGAGTAG
- a CDS encoding VWA domain-containing protein, with amino-acid sequence MPIEEYERLRRWRLILGSQAAAALGIGGSTEDQSRFGDDDRKIDQALELLYDAERSGSLDGSKPYIPRWLGDIRTYFPTPAVRILQQDAIKFLNLRQLLLEPEVLTTIEVDLQLVTTLLSLKSALPERTRETARSVVRKLVEELERRLAHRMEQAVRGSLRHMNRSMRPRPTEIDWDRTIRANLKHYQREQRTLIPERLIGHQRRQRSSALRDIVLCVDQSGSMAASVVYASIFGAVLASLRAVSTRMIVFDTAVVDLSKHLQDPVELLFGAQLGGGTDINQALHYCQQIITRPRETVLLLITDLYEGGNAQELLKCAAALVGGGVQLICLLALSDQGTPAFNSELAGQIAALDIPAFSCTPELFPELMAAALQRRDLNLWAAQQGITTVRAAQS; translated from the coding sequence ATGCCGATTGAAGAATATGAGCGGCTGCGCCGCTGGCGCCTTATCCTCGGTTCCCAGGCCGCCGCAGCGCTGGGGATCGGTGGGTCAACAGAAGATCAGTCCCGCTTTGGCGACGACGATAGGAAGATTGATCAGGCCCTGGAGCTGCTCTATGACGCTGAGCGTTCTGGCAGTCTGGATGGATCAAAGCCCTATATCCCGCGCTGGTTGGGGGACATTCGCACCTACTTCCCCACGCCAGCGGTGCGCATCCTTCAACAGGACGCCATCAAATTCCTCAATCTACGACAATTGCTGCTAGAGCCGGAGGTATTGACAACGATCGAGGTCGACTTGCAGCTCGTCACGACTCTGCTTTCGCTCAAGAGCGCACTACCCGAGCGCACGCGCGAGACAGCGCGCAGCGTTGTGCGCAAGCTAGTCGAGGAGCTGGAGCGCCGCTTAGCCCACCGTATGGAGCAGGCGGTACGCGGCAGCCTTCGTCATATGAACCGGAGCATGCGCCCGCGCCCCACTGAGATCGACTGGGACCGCACGATTCGGGCCAATCTCAAGCACTACCAGCGTGAGCAGCGCACCCTTATTCCCGAACGTTTGATTGGACATCAACGGCGGCAGCGCAGTTCTGCCCTGCGCGATATCGTGCTCTGCGTCGACCAGAGTGGTTCGATGGCGGCCTCGGTCGTCTACGCCTCAATCTTTGGGGCTGTGCTGGCCTCGCTGCGAGCCGTTTCGACGCGCATGATTGTCTTCGATACGGCAGTGGTTGACCTGAGCAAGCATCTGCAAGACCCAGTCGAGCTGCTCTTCGGCGCTCAGCTCGGCGGGGGCACCGATATTAACCAGGCGCTGCACTACTGTCAGCAGATCATTACGCGCCCTCGGGAGACGGTCCTGCTGCTGATTACGGACCTCTACGAGGGAGGCAACGCCCAGGAGCTGCTCAAGTGCGCTGCTGCACTGGTGGGCGGCGGTGTGCAGCTCATCTGCCTGTTGGCTCTCAGCGATCAAGGCACGCCTGCCTTTAACAGTGAGCTGGCTGGGCAGATAGCGGCCCTAGACATCCCGGCCTTCTCCTGCACACCAGAGCTTTTTCCAGAGCTGATGGCTGCGGCCTTGCAGCGCCGCGACCTGAATCTCTGGGCAGCTCAGCAGGGCATTACTACCGTGCGCGCCGCCCAGTCGTAA
- a CDS encoding DUF5682 family protein, with protein sequence MCFHFFGIRHHGPGCARSLCLALKELAPDLLLVEGPADAQEILPLLNNPQMSPPVALLVYRPDQPRQASYYPLAVFSPEWQALRYALQQRIPTRFIDLPLALRLGGTEPEEEAEHEAACSCSASEEEGPAALEEIADDPLSLLSLAAGYQDHELWWEQQIEQRRNVQGIFEGIREAMRVVRGGGTPRHREEAQREAHMRQMLRQARSEGFQRIAVVCGAWHLPALEDLDAFSEADDRALLQSLKPVSVVATWIPWSNDRLTYASGYGAGIAAPGWYELLWSAPTQAGIRWMIRAAELLRQEGFDVSSASVIEAVRLAEALAALRDVSAPGLAELQEAIQSVLCRGETAPMRLIEERLVTGSRMGKVPLETPAVPLQRDLEQQQRHLRLKPSPEVKELELDLRNENDRARSRLLHRLRLLGIPWGEPLAVAASKRGTFHERWKLQWQHEFVLLLIEANVWGNTLESAATSFAIKEAEHCQQLARLTELLDRALLAELPSAVARLLDQIHARAALASDVRHLMDALPALARVARYGDVRGSDTQQLQTVAEAFFARILIGLPGACLALDEEAARELLASVQRLDSSIQTLADEEMYTAWYSLLGRLSETEGVHPLLRGSFCRLLLDRQALETARLSRLAHQQLSPAVPSEEAALWLEGLLAGRGQRLLAIDELWQTLDGWLQELSAEQFLLLLPLLRRAFRDFSSAERRAMGEKVRYLYRPRPPQTSSSAAALDERRASFVLPLLSQLLEVTLYAD encoded by the coding sequence GTGTGCTTCCATTTCTTCGGCATCCGCCATCATGGTCCTGGCTGTGCGCGCAGTTTATGCCTGGCTCTGAAGGAGCTGGCTCCCGATCTGCTGCTCGTCGAAGGCCCAGCTGATGCTCAAGAGATTCTGCCACTGCTCAATAATCCGCAGATGTCTCCACCAGTGGCCTTGCTCGTCTATCGTCCCGACCAGCCACGTCAGGCCAGCTACTACCCGCTAGCGGTCTTCTCGCCCGAGTGGCAGGCGCTGCGCTATGCTCTCCAGCAGCGTATTCCGACGCGCTTCATCGATCTGCCACTGGCGCTACGCCTCGGCGGCACAGAGCCAGAAGAGGAAGCAGAGCACGAGGCAGCTTGCTCGTGCTCTGCTTCCGAGGAGGAGGGGCCAGCGGCGCTTGAGGAGATTGCTGATGACCCGCTAAGCCTGCTCTCGCTGGCAGCCGGCTATCAGGATCATGAACTGTGGTGGGAGCAGCAAATTGAGCAGCGGCGGAATGTCCAGGGGATTTTCGAAGGGATTCGCGAGGCGATGCGCGTGGTCCGCGGAGGAGGGACGCCACGCCATCGCGAGGAGGCCCAGCGCGAGGCTCACATGCGTCAAATGCTGCGCCAGGCCCGCTCAGAGGGCTTTCAACGCATCGCTGTCGTCTGCGGCGCCTGGCATCTGCCCGCCCTTGAAGATCTCGATGCTTTCTCCGAAGCCGACGATCGCGCCTTGCTGCAGAGCTTGAAACCCGTGAGTGTCGTGGCGACCTGGATTCCCTGGAGCAATGATCGTCTGACCTATGCCAGTGGCTATGGCGCAGGCATCGCCGCCCCCGGCTGGTATGAGCTTCTCTGGTCGGCACCGACTCAGGCCGGTATACGCTGGATGATACGCGCCGCCGAGCTGCTGCGTCAGGAGGGCTTCGATGTCTCTTCTGCCAGTGTGATCGAGGCCGTACGCCTGGCCGAGGCTCTGGCAGCGTTGCGCGATGTGAGTGCTCCGGGCCTGGCAGAGTTGCAAGAGGCCATTCAGAGCGTGCTCTGCCGGGGAGAGACGGCCCCTATGCGGCTGATCGAAGAGCGGCTGGTCACTGGCTCGCGCATGGGGAAAGTCCCGCTGGAAACGCCCGCAGTTCCTCTGCAGCGCGATTTAGAGCAACAGCAGCGACATCTGCGTCTGAAGCCTTCTCCTGAAGTCAAGGAGCTTGAGCTGGATCTGCGCAACGAGAACGACCGCGCCCGCAGCCGCCTGCTTCATCGGCTACGCCTGCTCGGCATCCCCTGGGGTGAACCTCTGGCTGTCGCAGCCAGCAAGCGCGGCACCTTTCATGAGCGCTGGAAGCTGCAATGGCAGCATGAGTTTGTCCTCCTCCTGATTGAGGCCAACGTCTGGGGCAATACGCTGGAGAGCGCCGCTACAAGCTTTGCTATCAAGGAAGCAGAGCACTGCCAGCAGCTGGCAAGGCTCACGGAACTGCTGGATCGAGCGTTGCTGGCCGAGTTGCCATCAGCCGTTGCCCGCCTGCTGGATCAGATTCACGCCCGCGCCGCTCTGGCCAGCGATGTACGCCACCTGATGGATGCGCTACCCGCACTGGCCCGTGTTGCTCGCTACGGCGATGTACGTGGGAGCGATACTCAGCAGCTGCAGACTGTCGCCGAGGCTTTTTTCGCTCGTATTCTGATCGGCCTGCCAGGGGCCTGCCTGGCTCTCGACGAGGAGGCCGCACGCGAACTGCTCGCCAGCGTCCAGCGCCTGGACAGCAGTATCCAGACCCTCGCCGACGAGGAAATGTACACAGCCTGGTACTCATTGCTAGGACGCCTGAGCGAGACAGAGGGTGTTCATCCCCTCTTGCGTGGCTCCTTCTGCCGACTCCTCTTGGACCGCCAGGCCCTGGAGACCGCCAGGCTCTCCAGGCTGGCCCATCAGCAACTGTCTCCCGCTGTTCCTTCGGAAGAGGCAGCACTCTGGCTGGAGGGCTTGCTCGCTGGCCGAGGCCAGCGCCTGCTGGCCATCGATGAGCTGTGGCAGACTCTCGATGGATGGCTCCAAGAGCTAAGCGCTGAGCAGTTTCTGCTGCTGCTCCCCCTGCTGAGACGCGCCTTTCGCGACTTTAGCAGTGCCGAGCGGCGCGCGATGGGGGAAAAGGTTCGCTATCTCTACCGTCCTCGTCCGCCGCAGACCAGCAGCAGCGCCGCTGCGCTTGATGAAAGGCGAGCCAGCTTTGTTCTACCTCTCCTGAGCCAATTGCTAGAGGTGACTCTGTATGCCGATTGA